The genome window AAAGCCTTCGGCCTCAAAGCGTTCGGCGTAGCCGTTAATCATGGCTCTGAACCTGGTGTGAATCTCCTTGTGTTCCTCATACCCGGGATAATTAATCTCACGCTGATACTCTTCTTCGTCATTAAAATGTTCAACCACATAGTTCTGCATAAACTCCAGCGTTTCCCGAACGGCTGCTGTTTTTTCTTCCCAATCGCCTTTTTCCTGTACAGATTGGAGAAAATCTGATACCCGTTTGAACAGCTCCTGATGCTGGGTGTCAATCAGCTCAACGCCAATTCTGTACTTTTCCTTCCACATCATTCTCCTCTGACCCCACCTTTCATCCTGAAATCAACTTTACATAAACCTTCCTGGTTCTGGGACCGTCAAATTCAGCCAAATACACTCCCTGCCATGTTCCCAGCTTTAAATCACCATTCTCGATAATTAAACTCAGACTGCAGCCCATCAGGGAGGCTAACACATGGGACTGCGAGTTGCCCTCCATATGCCGATACCCCGGATCATCTTCCGGAACAAGTCTCTGCAGGATATAGACCAGATCCCGCGCCACATCCGGATCGGCATTTTCATTAACAGTCAGCCCTGCGGTTGTATGGGGACAAAACACAACACAGATCCCATGCTCAACTCCTGATTCCCGCACCACACTGCGGATTTGGGCTGTGATCGGTACAAATTCACAGCGGCTGCTCGTTCTCACACTGAACTGCTGCATTATCGCCCTCCTCCAACCCATATCTTACCTACATGGATTCGCTGCCAAATCAAAAGTACCTTTTTGTGAATTAACTTACAATGTTCGAATATTGGCGTTTAGTTATAAAATAGAATACTCCATAGATCAGCGCGTACACTCCGTACATCACCGCTGAAAACTGCAGCACAGTCAGATAAGAATTCTCCACTGCCAGCATCGAAGAGAACACCATGGTATCAGCGCTTTTCATGGCAAAGATGCTGTGAGCAAATCCCACTAACAGCGGAATAAAGAACACCGGGAACAACCGCTTGGCAATGACTTTCCCTTCCATTCGTCCACTGATCCCAATTTTCCGCAGCATCTGGTAGAGATGCCGTTCTTCCTGAGCAGCCATCACCTGCTTAAAATATAGGAGACTCGCTGTCATCAGGATAAAGACAATACTCATAAAGAATCCAATGAAGCAGACTAAGCCGAAAGCCTCCAGAGCTTCGATGTAGTGGTTATAAGCCATCCGGTAGCTGCCAACGCGGCCGCGCAAAACCTGATTCAGCTTGCGGTTTAAATCATGGGAGCCTAAGGGGTTTTCATATTTAACCACTGTCACCCGATCAAAGGGTCTTCCGCCGGTATCAGTAGTGACAATATCGCCGTTTTCCATTAGCGCTGCAAAATCTGAGTCGCTAACAACAACTGTGTAGTACGCTCCAAACACCGTGATATCTAAATCGAGGCATGCGGTAACTGTCAAGTTAGAATCTGAAAAATGAAGCTTTCTGCCCACCCATTCTTTTTCTAGCAGTTCATTGTTACCAGTTCTTACAGCCAGTACAGCTTCACCTTTTCCCACCTCAACCTGGCGATAGCGCTCCCGAGCAGCGCTCAGTAGTTGGTTGAATTCCGATTGAGGATAAATCCGGTAATATGTGTCCGGGGTGCCAAACTCCCATTCTACCGCGACAAACATGTCGGTTCTTGGCCAGGCTTGATACCGATAAGTGGTATGCTCGTCTATAATATTTACATCATACTCAGCAAAAGCGGCGTGCACATCATGGAGAACCTGCTCATTATCGGTGTAAAAATACAAGTCATAGCCTACAGTATCATAGGTGCTCTTTTCCACTGTGGCATATAATGTGTATCCCGATGCGATCACAGTCACTGCTACCGCAGACAAAACCGCAATTGCTGCCATCAAGCCGCCAATTGACTTGATGCGGTGATTAAATGTGGAAACGGCGATCAGGTTGTCCCCGCGGTAGTAGCTAGGGCGGTTCTGAAGCCCGCTCAAGATTTTCGGCAGTCCGCTGCGGAAGAATAAAAAGGTGCCACTAATTACTAAAGCCAAAATCGGAAGCGCCCAAAGCAGCAGCTCCCCAAGGCCCAAGCTTACTGCCAGGTAATATCCAGCGCCAATTAATAACAGGGAGAGCAGCAGCAGAATGATTGAACCTGTGGACCTTGTTTCCAG of Bacillota bacterium contains these proteins:
- a CDS encoding hemerythrin family protein; this encodes MWKEKYRIGVELIDTQHQELFKRVSDFLQSVQEKGDWEEKTAAVRETLEFMQNYVVEHFNDEEEYQREINYPGYEEHKEIHTRFRAMINGYAERFEAEGFTQELVQEFGGKLMTWLIMHVAATDQKIGAWVKEQGGGSQ
- a CDS encoding YjbQ family protein, which gives rise to MMQQFSVRTSSRCEFVPITAQIRSVVRESGVEHGICVVFCPHTTAGLTVNENADPDVARDLVYILQRLVPEDDPGYRHMEGNSQSHVLASLMGCSLSLIIENGDLKLGTWQGVYLAEFDGPRTRKVYVKLISG
- a CDS encoding ABC transporter permease — protein: MKLTALAVRNIKRSLPKYAMYFFALSFSVFTVYSFLALNFNEQVMAKLTYSDRYRALLTSFGVIIFVFVTFFLISSNNSFIRARKKEISTYSLFGMTNRKIGLLLFIETMIIGSAALVAGLGLGMFTSKLTAMVLLNLTLAHFVGDVKFVIAPEAIYLTIIPFLLVFGVMGLSGRRVIGKFELIDLFKAHKTLETRSTGSIILLLLSLLLIGAGYYLAVSLGLGELLLWALPILALVISGTFLFFRSGLPKILSGLQNRPSYYRGDNLIAVSTFNHRIKSIGGLMAAIAVLSAVAVTVIASGYTLYATVEKSTYDTVGYDLYFYTDNEQVLHDVHAAFAEYDVNIIDEHTTYRYQAWPRTDMFVAVEWEFGTPDTYYRIYPQSEFNQLLSAARERYRQVEVGKGEAVLAVRTGNNELLEKEWVGRKLHFSDSNLTVTACLDLDITVFGAYYTVVVSDSDFAALMENGDIVTTDTGGRPFDRVTVVKYENPLGSHDLNRKLNQVLRGRVGSYRMAYNHYIEALEAFGLVCFIGFFMSIVFILMTASLLYFKQVMAAQEERHLYQMLRKIGISGRMEGKVIAKRLFPVFFIPLLVGFAHSIFAMKSADTMVFSSMLAVENSYLTVLQFSAVMYGVYALIYGVFYFITKRQYSNIVS